From a single Nostoc edaphicum CCNP1411 genomic region:
- the murD gene encoding UDP-N-acetylmuramoyl-L-alanine--D-glutamate ligase, with translation MPRATVIGLGKSGVAAARLLKREGWEVELSDRNTSEALLQQQQELAAEQITVKLGQSLELNGANLPQLIVVSPGVPWDIPTLVEARQLGIETIGEMELAWRNLRLLPWVGITGTNGKTTTTALIAAIFQAAELDAPACGNIGYAACDVALSSRGRGAESREQGAGGVGEAFDNSCTDAINRVSPNSSLDWVIAEVSSYQIESSVSLAPRIGVWTTFTPDHLSRHQTLENYYNIKAKLLRQSELQVFNGDDAYLSQLGLSAWPDAYWTSVKGKDFLISEKGFYIEDGWVVEKLTATSAPEPIVKVSTLRMVGEHNQQNLLMAVATARLAGINRDAIALAIREFPGVAHRLEHICTWEGIDFINDSKATNYDAAEVGLASVKSPAILIAGGEAKAGDDTGWLAKIHSQAAAVLLIGSAAPAFAKRLQEVGYHTYHIVETMERAVPRAAELAKEYQASVVLLSPACASFDQYPNFEVRGDRFRQLCLAWTESWKPRRVEHPEFENSNQESIVPSR, from the coding sequence ATGCCTAGAGCTACTGTAATTGGATTGGGAAAGTCCGGTGTTGCTGCGGCGAGATTGTTGAAACGGGAAGGTTGGGAGGTGGAGCTAAGTGATCGCAACACCTCCGAAGCCCTCCTGCAACAACAACAAGAACTCGCTGCCGAGCAAATAACCGTGAAACTAGGCCAATCCCTAGAATTGAATGGTGCTAATTTACCCCAATTAATAGTCGTTAGTCCTGGCGTGCCTTGGGATATTCCCACATTAGTTGAGGCACGCCAATTAGGTATTGAAACCATTGGCGAAATGGAACTCGCTTGGCGAAATTTGCGATTACTGCCTTGGGTAGGAATTACAGGTACTAACGGTAAAACTACTACCACAGCTTTAATTGCTGCCATTTTCCAAGCAGCAGAATTAGATGCCCCCGCCTGCGGTAATATTGGCTACGCCGCTTGTGATGTTGCCTTATCTTCGAGGGGGAGAGGGGCAGAGAGCAGGGAGCAGGGAGCAGGGGGAGTAGGGGAGGCATTTGATAATTCTTGTACAGACGCGATTAATCGCGTCTCTCCTAACTCCTCACTCGATTGGGTGATTGCGGAAGTTAGCAGCTATCAAATAGAATCTTCCGTCTCTCTTGCTCCCCGTATCGGTGTTTGGACGACTTTCACACCAGATCACCTCAGTCGCCATCAGACTTTAGAGAACTATTACAACATCAAAGCCAAGTTATTACGTCAATCTGAGTTGCAAGTATTCAATGGCGATGATGCCTACTTGAGCCAGCTAGGTTTAAGTGCTTGGCCTGATGCCTATTGGACAAGTGTCAAAGGAAAAGATTTCCTGATTAGCGAAAAAGGCTTTTACATTGAGGACGGCTGGGTTGTGGAAAAATTAACTGCAACCTCTGCACCAGAACCGATTGTAAAAGTATCTACTTTGCGAATGGTGGGAGAACATAACCAGCAAAATCTCTTGATGGCAGTAGCAACGGCAAGATTAGCGGGAATTAATCGTGATGCGATCGCACTTGCGATTCGAGAATTCCCTGGTGTTGCCCATCGTTTGGAACATATCTGCACTTGGGAAGGTATTGATTTCATTAACGACAGCAAAGCCACCAACTACGATGCTGCTGAAGTTGGTTTAGCATCTGTAAAAAGTCCAGCAATTTTAATTGCTGGTGGAGAAGCGAAAGCAGGTGATGATACTGGCTGGCTAGCAAAAATTCACTCCCAAGCTGCTGCTGTGTTATTGATTGGCTCTGCTGCACCCGCATTTGCCAAACGTCTCCAAGAGGTAGGGTATCATACATACCATATTGTGGAAACTATGGAAAGGGCAGTTCCGAGAGCAGCAGAATTAGCTAAGGAATATCAAGCGTCTGTGGTGTTGCTATCTCCGGCTTGTGCGAGTTTTGACCAGTACCCGAATTTTGAGGTGCGGGGCGATCGCTTCCGTCAGTTATGCCTTGCTTGGACGGAAAGCTGGAAACCTCGCAGAGTAGAACATCCAGAGTTTGAAAACTCTAATCAAGAGTCCATAGTTCCAAGTCGATAA
- the glyS gene encoding glycine--tRNA ligase subunit beta yields MPAFLLEVGTEELPASFLSDALIQWRERIPQSLEANSIKGESVQVYGTPRRLAVVIKGLPSQQPDREEEIKGPPAQAAFKDGQPTAAAAGFAKKQGVELDALSVRPTDKGEFVFVQKRILGRSVAEILTELVPQWIWGLEGKRLMRWGDGDARFSRPIRWLVALLDETVLPLELVNGSKTIQSDRISQGHRVLHPELVTIAQATDYVTDLKSAYVTVDPEERSNLIKEQVKAVAENLGGYTVIYPDLLAEVTNLVEYPSAVVGKFEPEFLELPTEVITEVMVTHQRYFPVFKPDSSQQELLPNFITISNADPKKSDIVAVGNERVIRARLADGRFFYEADLTKPIESFLPQLEKVTFQEELGSVRTKIDRVVKIAEQISTQLELAENQSQKIQRAALLCKADLVTQMVYEFPELQGIMGEKYALASGEDAEVAKAIYQHYLPTGAGDNLPETLTGQIVGLADRLDTLVSIFGLGLIPTGSSDPFALRRAANAVVKITWFYNLPINLDNLLAQIATDFAAKYHKDQASLTTALQEFFLQRIRTLLQEEKQIDYDLVNAVLGENDPEYTERTLKDLLDVRDRALYLQQIRNDSTLDNIYETVNRSTRLAAQGDLDTKQLEPATVVRPELFQKPSEEALYKALIESVPQTQAAQQTRNYQLLVAALAKIAPAVSNFFDGPDSVLVMDSDPEVKRNRLHLLGLVRNHARVLADFGAIIKNL; encoded by the coding sequence ATGCCTGCGTTTCTATTAGAAGTTGGTACAGAAGAATTACCTGCAAGCTTTCTCAGTGATGCCTTAATACAGTGGCGAGAGCGCATTCCTCAAAGTTTGGAAGCAAACAGCATCAAGGGCGAAAGTGTCCAGGTGTATGGTACTCCCCGACGTTTGGCGGTAGTGATTAAAGGTCTACCATCCCAGCAACCAGACCGAGAAGAAGAAATTAAAGGGCCCCCTGCCCAAGCCGCCTTTAAAGATGGTCAACCGACAGCCGCCGCCGCCGGTTTTGCTAAAAAGCAAGGTGTGGAATTAGATGCGCTGTCTGTTCGCCCCACTGACAAAGGGGAATTTGTCTTTGTGCAAAAAAGAATTCTTGGTCGTTCTGTCGCGGAAATTTTGACAGAACTTGTTCCCCAGTGGATTTGGGGTTTGGAAGGTAAACGTTTGATGCGTTGGGGTGATGGGGATGCGAGATTTTCCCGACCAATTCGTTGGTTGGTAGCTTTGTTAGATGAAACGGTGCTACCTCTAGAATTAGTGAATGGTTCTAAAACGATTCAGAGCGATCGCATTTCTCAAGGTCATCGGGTCTTACATCCTGAACTTGTGACAATTGCCCAAGCTACCGATTATGTTACCGACCTCAAGTCTGCTTATGTCACCGTTGATCCAGAAGAACGGTCAAATCTGATCAAAGAGCAAGTAAAGGCAGTAGCAGAGAATTTAGGCGGTTATACAGTCATTTACCCCGATTTGTTAGCAGAAGTAACCAACCTTGTCGAATATCCTTCCGCAGTTGTCGGGAAATTTGAACCAGAATTTTTGGAATTACCAACTGAAGTAATTACTGAAGTTATGGTTACTCACCAGCGTTATTTTCCTGTATTCAAACCAGATAGTTCTCAGCAAGAATTATTACCCAATTTCATCACTATTTCTAATGCTGATCCCAAAAAATCAGATATTGTCGCCGTTGGGAATGAAAGAGTAATTCGTGCCAGATTAGCTGATGGCAGATTTTTCTACGAAGCTGATTTAACCAAACCAATAGAAAGCTTTTTACCCCAGTTAGAAAAAGTCACTTTCCAAGAAGAATTGGGTTCGGTGCGTACCAAGATAGATAGAGTAGTCAAGATTGCCGAGCAAATAAGCACCCAATTAGAATTAGCGGAAAATCAAAGCCAAAAAATCCAACGTGCTGCTTTATTATGTAAAGCAGATTTGGTTACACAAATGGTGTATGAATTCCCGGAATTGCAAGGCATCATGGGAGAAAAATATGCCTTAGCCAGTGGTGAAGATGCGGAAGTAGCAAAGGCAATTTATCAACATTATTTGCCAACGGGAGCCGGTGACAATTTACCCGAAACACTCACAGGTCAAATTGTCGGTTTGGCAGATAGACTAGATACCTTGGTAAGTATCTTTGGCTTAGGTTTAATTCCCACTGGTTCCTCCGATCCCTTCGCCTTGCGTCGGGCTGCTAATGCTGTAGTTAAAATTACTTGGTTTTATAATCTGCCGATAAATTTAGATAATTTATTGGCACAAATAGCAACAGATTTTGCAGCAAAATACCACAAAGATCAGGCATCATTAACCACAGCATTACAAGAGTTTTTCTTGCAACGCATCCGCACTTTGCTGCAAGAAGAAAAGCAGATTGATTACGATTTAGTAAATGCAGTTTTGGGAGAAAATGACCCAGAATACACAGAACGGACGTTAAAGGATTTATTGGATGTCCGCGATCGCGCCTTGTACTTACAACAAATCCGCAACGATAGTACTTTAGATAACATCTACGAAACCGTTAACCGTTCCACACGATTAGCCGCTCAAGGTGATTTGGATACAAAACAGCTAGAACCAGCAACGGTAGTTCGTCCAGAATTATTCCAAAAGCCCTCAGAAGAAGCTTTGTATAAAGCCTTAATCGAATCAGTACCGCAAACTCAAGCAGCACAGCAGACACGAAATTATCAACTGTTAGTAGCAGCACTAGCAAAAATTGCTCCAGCAGTTAGTAACTTTTTTGATGGTCCAGATAGCGTTTTAGTTATGGATTCCGATCCAGAAGTCAAGCGTAATCGGTTACATCTACTCGGATTAGTTCGCAATCATGCCCGTGTTTTAGCTGACTTTGGTGCGATCATCAAAAATCTGTAG